The Vulpes lagopus strain Blue_001 chromosome 6, ASM1834538v1, whole genome shotgun sequence genome has a segment encoding these proteins:
- the LOC121493486 gene encoding uncharacterized protein LOC121493486: protein MRLLKGPQVAVGQTWMRWRHLCSPQTWDSTRAGAGRGAEVEGEAGPAEQGPQYPEPVADAPPTGPPGAPESRDSHITALSWTAGHREAPRTFSRPRLLCPLGRLGPADQLLLPLTPSRGSSRKARLAETPGGDGRAAPRLPVTRQAGSVLGAVCPARHCFCPVGACPRPSGSLPCRPPALASQTGRGPGAGVTLHLAVLASSPQSHRRGRSRPRDPPQLCVASTGLQCKGHQVPPSSPALAKLFGPL from the exons ATGAGGCTCCTGAAGGGCCCTCAG GTCGCCGTGGGCCAGACGTGGATGCGGTGGAGACACCTGTGCAGCCCCCAGACCTGGGAT agcacgagagcaggagcagggcgaggggcagaggtggagggggaagcaggcccggCCGAGCAGGGACCCCAGTACCCCGAGCCGGTGGCGGACGCCCCGCCCACCgggcccccgggcgcccctgaaAGCCGTGATTCCCACATAACCGCACTTTCGTGGACTGCCGGACACCGTGAGGCCCCGCGCACCTTCTCCCGCCCGAGActgctctgccctctgggccGCCTCGGCCCGGCCGACCAGCTGCTGTTGCCTTTGACCCCGAGTCGGGGCAGCTCCAGAAAAGCCCGCTTGGCAGAGACCCCTGGAGGGGACGGCAGGGCAGCGCCCCGACTCCCGGTCACCCGGCAGGCC GGCTCCGTCCTTGGAGCTGTGTGTCCAGCTCGTCACTGCTTCTGTCCAGTGGGTGCGTGTCCACGTCCTTCAGGCTCACTCCCCTGCCGCCCCCCGGCTCTGGCGTCACAGACTGGCCGGGGACCGGGTGCGGGGGTGACCCTCCACCTGGCTGTGCTCGCTTCCAGCCCACAGTCCCACCGGCGGGGACGCTCCCGTCCCCGAGACCCTCCCCAGCTTTGTGTGGCGTCCACAGGTTTGCAGTGCAAGGGGCACCAGGTGCCACCGTCGTCGCCTGCGCTCGCTAAGCTCTTCGGGCCCCTCTGA